One window from the genome of Echinicola vietnamensis DSM 17526 encodes:
- a CDS encoding TIM-barrel domain-containing protein codes for MKTIMSLTKLIYTFVMLVLLYACAPSAGENFPPENGITITLPSDDPYSPKQVRLEVITENIIRVTSSPLDTRPVNSSLMIIDQLPSPPAWEKTETADSVGLQTAKVQAWISKSTGEVTFKDASGKLILQEAKAGKAFGPPADDLEDDAVFSIQQRFKSPENEAFYGLGQQQTGLFNYKGYHVDLTQYNSVVAVPFMVSSRNYGILWDNYSITKFGDDREPMPLSELRLFDANGKEGFLTATYANDPNRPNEGLKEQEGHIAYTFLDDLNKIPKDFDMANGTATWQGSLQARESGVHRFHMTYSGYVKVWADGQLLVDRWRESWNPGPLVFELPLDTEKATAFKIEWIPESTQSFLSVKFLPPDRYRTTETYAFRSEAGKMLDYYFVAGQDMDELISGYRQLTGKAQIMPKWAMGFWQSRERYKTQEELLSTVAEYRKRHIPLDNIVQDWSYWPEDAWGSHDFDPARFPDPVGMIDQVHDQYHAHIMISVWPKFYEGIEHYKQFDEKGWLYKQNILNRQRDWIGEGYISTFYDAFNPGARELFWKQINEKLYQKGIDAWWLDATEPDVLSNASIQHRKTLMNPTALGTATEYFNGYPLVNAKGIYHGQRATNPDDRVFILTRSAFPGIQRYGAATWSGDISARFDELEQQIPAGLNFSLSGLPYWTTDIGGFFVEDKYDRPDPKGEALEEWRELNTRWYQYGTFTPLYRSHGQYPYREVFNIAPEGHPAYRSIVFYNKLRYRLMPYIYSLTGKVHHDDYTIMRPLIMDFDHDPRVGQIKDQFMFGPSILVNPVYHYEATNRDIYFPKETGWYDLLTGEYQAGGVEKNIEAPYDKIPLFVKAGSIIPFGPKIEYTDEKPADEITLYVYAGQNGYFELYEDQGSNYEYEQGQFSIIPLTYDENTKTLTIGAQEGEFEGMLTSRTFHVIYVQKDRPTGYKPDATTEKAIHYTGQSMALKLDEE; via the coding sequence TTGAAAACCATCATGTCCCTTACCAAACTGATTTACACTTTTGTGATGTTAGTCCTGCTGTATGCCTGTGCGCCATCAGCAGGAGAAAACTTCCCACCTGAAAACGGTATCACCATTACCCTCCCTTCTGACGATCCCTACAGTCCTAAACAAGTCCGGCTGGAAGTCATCACCGAAAACATCATCCGGGTGACTTCATCCCCTCTGGATACGCGGCCTGTCAACAGCAGCCTGATGATCATCGACCAACTTCCCAGTCCCCCCGCGTGGGAAAAAACGGAAACAGCGGATTCGGTAGGCCTCCAAACCGCCAAAGTCCAAGCTTGGATTTCAAAATCCACTGGAGAGGTTACCTTTAAGGATGCTTCCGGAAAGCTGATATTACAGGAAGCCAAAGCGGGAAAGGCATTTGGTCCTCCTGCCGACGATTTGGAAGATGACGCGGTATTTTCCATCCAACAGCGCTTTAAAAGTCCTGAAAACGAAGCCTTCTACGGCCTTGGCCAGCAACAAACAGGGCTTTTCAACTATAAAGGTTACCATGTAGACCTTACCCAGTACAACAGTGTGGTAGCCGTTCCTTTTATGGTTTCCAGCCGAAATTATGGCATTCTATGGGACAATTATTCCATTACCAAATTTGGGGATGACCGTGAGCCCATGCCGCTGTCCGAACTCAGGCTCTTTGATGCCAACGGAAAGGAAGGCTTCCTTACGGCCACCTATGCCAATGACCCGAACCGGCCCAATGAAGGCTTAAAGGAACAAGAAGGGCATATTGCCTATACTTTTCTGGATGACCTGAACAAAATCCCCAAGGATTTTGATATGGCCAATGGCACGGCCACTTGGCAGGGAAGCCTTCAAGCGAGAGAAAGCGGGGTACATCGTTTTCACATGACCTATTCCGGATATGTAAAAGTATGGGCGGATGGCCAGTTGCTGGTAGACCGCTGGCGGGAAAGTTGGAACCCGGGACCATTGGTTTTTGAACTTCCATTGGATACGGAAAAAGCCACAGCATTCAAGATCGAATGGATTCCCGAATCCACCCAGTCTTTCCTGAGCGTAAAATTTCTTCCTCCCGACCGGTACCGCACCACCGAGACATATGCCTTTCGCTCTGAAGCGGGCAAAATGCTCGATTATTACTTCGTAGCAGGCCAGGATATGGATGAGCTTATTTCCGGATACCGCCAGCTCACAGGTAAGGCCCAGATCATGCCCAAATGGGCCATGGGCTTTTGGCAAAGCCGTGAGCGGTACAAAACCCAAGAGGAGCTCTTGAGCACCGTGGCCGAATATCGAAAACGGCATATTCCACTGGACAATATCGTCCAAGACTGGTCCTATTGGCCGGAAGATGCCTGGGGCAGCCATGATTTTGACCCTGCCCGTTTCCCGGATCCAGTTGGGATGATCGACCAGGTACATGACCAATACCACGCCCATATCATGATATCGGTCTGGCCAAAATTCTACGAAGGAATCGAACATTACAAACAGTTTGACGAAAAAGGCTGGCTCTACAAGCAAAACATCCTCAACCGCCAACGCGATTGGATCGGGGAAGGATATATCAGCACGTTCTATGATGCATTCAACCCTGGCGCTCGCGAGCTCTTCTGGAAACAGATCAACGAAAAACTGTACCAAAAAGGCATAGATGCCTGGTGGCTGGATGCGACCGAACCGGATGTACTGTCCAATGCCTCCATCCAACACCGCAAAACCCTCATGAACCCCACTGCCTTGGGTACTGCCACCGAGTATTTTAATGGCTATCCACTGGTCAATGCCAAAGGTATCTATCATGGTCAGCGAGCCACCAATCCCGATGATCGGGTATTTATCCTTACCCGATCGGCATTTCCCGGTATCCAGCGATATGGTGCGGCCACATGGAGTGGTGACATTTCCGCCCGATTTGATGAGCTCGAACAGCAAATTCCTGCAGGACTTAACTTCTCCCTTTCGGGATTGCCCTATTGGACCACGGATATCGGAGGCTTCTTTGTCGAAGATAAATACGACCGTCCCGACCCTAAGGGGGAGGCCTTGGAAGAATGGCGTGAACTGAACACGAGATGGTACCAATATGGCACCTTCACCCCTCTCTACCGATCCCATGGCCAATACCCCTATCGAGAGGTTTTTAACATAGCCCCTGAAGGCCATCCCGCGTACCGATCCATCGTCTTCTATAACAAATTGCGCTACCGGTTGATGCCGTATATCTATTCCTTAACTGGAAAAGTACATCATGATGACTACACGATTATGCGGCCTCTGATCATGGATTTTGACCATGATCCGCGTGTGGGACAAATCAAGGACCAGTTTATGTTCGGCCCTTCCATTCTTGTCAATCCCGTTTACCATTACGAGGCTACCAACAGGGACATTTACTTTCCCAAGGAAACAGGCTGGTACGACCTGCTGACAGGTGAATACCAAGCAGGAGGAGTAGAAAAAAATATTGAAGCCCCTTATGACAAAATTCCCTTATTTGTAAAGGCAGGAAGTATTATCCCCTTCGGTCCTAAAATCGAGTATACCGATGAAAAACCCGCCGATGAAATCACCTTATACGTCTATGCGGGCCAAAATGGCTATTTTGAACTGTATGAAGATCAAGGCAGCAATTACGAGTATGAACAAGGACAGTTTTCCATCATTCCATTAACCTATGACGAAAACACCAAAACACTGACAATCGGTGCACAAGAAGGCGAATTCGAAGGAATGCTAACCTCGCGAACCTTCCACGTTATCTATGTCCAAAAAGATCGTCCAACGGGCTACAAGCCCGATGCTACTACTGAAAAAGCCATCCACTATACCGGCCAATCCATGGCACTAAAGCTAGATGAAGAATAA
- the acnA gene encoding aconitate hydratase AcnA yields MSLDPYHIKKQLDTAKGSLNYWSLAALQEQGHKINELPFSIRILLENALRNYDDFAITKEHTETLLNWKPEASDKDVPYKPARVLMQDFTGVPAVVDIASLRAEAVRKGKDPQKINPLIPVDLVVDHSVQVDYFGTNYSYKKNVDVEYERNGERYEFLKWAQKSFDNFSVVPPGMGICHQVNLEYLAKGVIERDGNVFPDTLVGTDSHTPMVNGIGVVGWGVGGIEAEAALLGQPIYFIMPQVVGLKLTGELPLGTTATDMVLTITELLRKHGVVGKFVEVFGPGLDTLTVPDRATISNMSPEFGCTVTYFPIDDRTLDYMSKTNRSKDQIKLVEDYAKANMLWREDEESVKYSSLVELDLGTVEPTVSGPKRPQDKILVRNFKEKFGELLEEVHGREYIPIDKRDKSRWFSEGGGQPVDKPGDLPEDVEIATKTKNGLKTVEVKINNEEFALSDGSIVIAAITSCTNTSNPSVMIGAGLVAQKARERGLDVKPWVKTSLAPGSKVVTDYLEASGLLDDLEALRFHVVGYGCTSCIGNSGPLPKHIAHAVEENDLVVASVLSGNRNFEARVHPQVKMNYLMSPMLVVAYALAGRVDVDLNEEPLGFDPNLEPVYLKDIWPSNDEIFEVMGKVLSPGDFDKNYGEIFEGNEQWKNLQAPSDKVYNWSEKSTYIKEAPFFQGLSNEVPEPQNIQGARVLLKLGDSITTDHISPAGAFAESSPAGQYLVGRGVEKKDFNSYGSRRGNDEVMVRGTFANVRIKNQLASREGGYTTHIPSGEEMTVFEASEKYQKDDTPLVVLAGKEYGSGSSRDWAAKGTTLLGIHAVIAESYERIHRSNLVGMGVLPLQFAEGQSASSLGLDGKEEITIEGITEGLTPLKNLKATAKKDGGAVVNFDVVCRLDSEVEIAYYKNGGILHYVLREFLKQD; encoded by the coding sequence ATGTCACTAGATCCTTATCATATTAAAAAACAACTTGACACCGCCAAAGGGTCACTAAACTATTGGAGTTTAGCGGCACTGCAGGAGCAGGGCCACAAGATCAATGAGCTTCCGTTTTCAATCCGTATATTGCTGGAAAACGCGCTTCGGAACTATGATGACTTTGCGATCACCAAAGAGCATACCGAGACGTTGCTGAATTGGAAGCCTGAGGCTTCCGATAAGGATGTTCCTTACAAACCTGCCCGTGTCTTAATGCAGGATTTTACAGGTGTGCCCGCAGTAGTGGACATTGCCTCCTTGCGAGCGGAGGCAGTACGGAAGGGGAAAGATCCGCAAAAGATCAATCCACTGATTCCGGTGGATTTGGTCGTTGACCACTCTGTACAGGTAGATTATTTCGGGACGAATTATTCTTACAAGAAAAATGTGGATGTGGAATATGAGCGGAACGGAGAGCGTTATGAATTTTTAAAATGGGCCCAGAAGTCCTTTGATAACTTTTCGGTAGTTCCCCCAGGTATGGGCATCTGCCATCAAGTAAACCTCGAATATTTGGCCAAAGGCGTCATCGAACGCGACGGCAATGTGTTTCCCGATACCTTGGTCGGCACCGACTCACACACCCCGATGGTGAATGGCATTGGTGTCGTAGGCTGGGGAGTAGGGGGAATAGAAGCGGAAGCGGCCCTGCTCGGACAGCCCATCTATTTTATCATGCCGCAGGTAGTAGGACTTAAGTTGACCGGGGAATTGCCTTTGGGGACTACGGCCACGGATATGGTATTGACCATTACGGAGCTTTTGCGTAAACACGGTGTCGTGGGGAAATTTGTGGAGGTATTTGGACCTGGCTTGGACACCTTAACGGTTCCGGACAGGGCAACCATCTCCAATATGTCCCCTGAGTTTGGCTGTACGGTAACCTATTTCCCCATAGATGACCGTACCTTGGATTACATGAGCAAGACCAACAGGTCGAAAGACCAAATCAAGCTGGTGGAAGATTATGCCAAAGCCAATATGTTATGGCGAGAGGATGAAGAATCCGTAAAATACAGTAGTTTGGTCGAATTGGATTTGGGCACTGTTGAGCCTACCGTCTCCGGACCAAAACGTCCGCAGGACAAGATTTTGGTAAGGAACTTTAAAGAGAAGTTTGGCGAATTGCTGGAGGAAGTCCACGGGAGGGAGTATATCCCGATCGATAAAAGAGATAAGAGCCGATGGTTTAGCGAAGGTGGTGGACAGCCGGTGGATAAGCCAGGGGATCTTCCGGAAGATGTAGAAATCGCCACAAAAACCAAGAATGGTTTAAAAACAGTGGAAGTGAAGATCAATAACGAAGAGTTTGCGCTATCGGACGGGAGCATTGTTATTGCGGCCATCACTTCCTGTACCAATACCTCCAATCCAAGCGTGATGATCGGCGCCGGACTGGTGGCCCAAAAGGCCCGTGAGCGTGGACTTGACGTCAAGCCGTGGGTCAAAACTTCCCTGGCTCCAGGTTCTAAGGTGGTCACCGATTACCTAGAAGCCTCTGGGTTGTTGGATGACTTGGAAGCTTTGCGTTTCCATGTGGTCGGTTATGGCTGTACTTCCTGTATCGGTAACTCGGGTCCATTGCCCAAGCACATTGCCCATGCGGTGGAAGAAAATGACTTGGTCGTAGCTTCTGTTTTGTCCGGAAACAGGAATTTTGAGGCGCGTGTACACCCGCAGGTGAAAATGAATTACCTGATGTCACCCATGCTTGTCGTTGCTTATGCCTTGGCCGGAAGGGTAGATGTGGATCTCAATGAAGAGCCGCTTGGGTTTGACCCTAACCTGGAGCCGGTGTATCTCAAGGATATCTGGCCGAGCAATGATGAAATTTTTGAGGTGATGGGAAAAGTCCTAAGTCCCGGCGATTTTGACAAAAACTACGGAGAGATCTTCGAAGGCAACGAGCAATGGAAAAACCTGCAAGCGCCAAGCGATAAAGTGTACAATTGGTCTGAGAAGTCAACTTACATAAAGGAGGCTCCTTTCTTCCAAGGGCTCAGCAATGAAGTCCCAGAGCCCCAAAATATCCAAGGGGCAAGGGTGCTGCTGAAGCTTGGTGATTCCATTACCACGGACCATATTTCTCCGGCAGGGGCGTTTGCAGAAAGCTCCCCGGCAGGCCAATACCTTGTAGGACGAGGGGTGGAGAAGAAGGATTTCAACTCATACGGTTCCAGAAGAGGAAATGACGAAGTGATGGTCAGGGGGACCTTTGCCAATGTGCGGATTAAAAACCAATTGGCTTCACGAGAAGGAGGGTATACCACCCATATTCCTTCTGGAGAGGAAATGACGGTTTTTGAGGCCTCAGAAAAGTACCAAAAAGATGATACCCCACTGGTGGTATTGGCAGGAAAGGAATATGGGAGTGGATCATCCCGTGACTGGGCCGCAAAAGGAACCACACTTTTGGGAATTCATGCGGTCATAGCGGAGAGTTACGAGCGTATCCACCGCTCCAACCTGGTGGGGATGGGCGTACTGCCCCTGCAGTTTGCCGAGGGCCAGTCTGCTTCCAGTTTAGGCCTTGATGGAAAAGAGGAAATTACCATTGAGGGCATTACCGAGGGGTTGACACCATTGAAAAACCTCAAAGCCACCGCCAAGAAGGATGGAGGTGCTGTGGTCAATTTTGATGTGGTATGCCGCTTGGACTCCGAAGTGGAGATTGCCTATTATAAAAATGGCGGAATCCTCCATTATGTGCTGAGAGAGTTTTTGAAACAAGACTAA
- a CDS encoding endonuclease/exonuclease/phosphatase family protein — protein MKAVLYAFSALLIIATLMPLVKKDYWTFRIFDYPRFQKLWLISVLLICWTIVGYEHLSKVDLGIVIILGLLFLYLLKQIVPYSPFHTKMVKPAKKHEKTTVKVLVANVYQYNKDYQKCLQLIKKEQPHLFMLVETDQHWADAIAALKVDYSYQVLLPLENTYGMLLYSKFPLQNIEINHLIDQDIPSIFADLQIDGQLIKLFAIHPTPPVPGENTHSTERDAEILIVGKKAKSEKKPIIIMGDLNDVAWSYTTELFLKISGMGDPRMGRGMYSTFHAKYPFLRWPLDHIFLSHQFRLKKMMVHPSIGSDHFPISADLVLDKNNENEQLEADMEDKADAEEKIISGIEF, from the coding sequence ATGAAAGCAGTGCTATATGCGTTTTCTGCTCTTCTAATTATCGCAACTTTAATGCCACTGGTAAAAAAAGACTATTGGACTTTTCGGATTTTCGATTATCCTCGCTTCCAAAAGTTATGGTTAATATCGGTTTTATTAATCTGCTGGACAATTGTCGGTTATGAGCATTTATCAAAAGTCGATTTAGGGATTGTAATCATCCTTGGATTGCTGTTTTTGTACCTTCTCAAGCAAATAGTTCCCTATTCGCCCTTCCATACCAAAATGGTCAAACCGGCCAAAAAGCATGAAAAGACCACGGTCAAGGTACTCGTGGCAAATGTCTATCAATACAACAAGGACTACCAGAAATGCCTGCAATTAATCAAGAAAGAGCAGCCTCACCTTTTCATGTTGGTCGAAACCGATCAGCACTGGGCAGATGCCATTGCAGCACTGAAAGTGGATTATTCCTATCAGGTTCTCCTCCCACTGGAAAATACCTATGGCATGCTGTTGTATTCCAAATTCCCACTTCAAAATATCGAAATCAATCACCTCATTGATCAGGACATTCCCTCCATCTTTGCCGATCTGCAGATTGATGGACAACTCATTAAGCTATTTGCCATCCATCCTACCCCTCCTGTGCCCGGAGAAAACACCCATAGCACTGAGCGGGATGCGGAGATATTGATCGTAGGGAAAAAGGCCAAATCCGAAAAAAAACCCATCATCATCATGGGGGACCTGAATGATGTAGCCTGGAGCTATACTACGGAGCTTTTCCTAAAGATAAGTGGTATGGGCGATCCCCGGATGGGACGCGGGATGTACAGTACCTTCCATGCCAAATACCCCTTCCTCCGCTGGCCTTTGGACCATATATTCTTAAGCCACCAGTTCCGCCTCAAAAAAATGATGGTCCATCCATCCATCGGTTCGGATCATTTCCCGATCAGTGCGGATTTGGTCCTGGATAAAAACAACGAAAACGAGCAGCTAGAGGCCGATATGGAGGATAAAGCTGACGCAGAGGAAAAAATCATCAGCGGAATAGAGTTTTAA
- the ltrA gene encoding group II intron reverse transcriptase/maturase: MSLAGLDEWSSVRAVKGADVFCNQGGKVRREWLSRCTEERALTKELMGKIVSPSNLVAALRQVVSNKGSAGIDGMSVEELRQWFSSHYHEFQSQIITGKYRVESVREVQIPKPNGGVRILGIPTVKDRLVQQAISQVLSLHYDPTFSDRSYGFRPDRGAHDALRQAGQEVSEGRDWIVDIDLEKFFDTVNHDRLMWLLGTRIGDKTLLKLIGKFLRAGMLKDGLVSQGVKGMPQGSPLSPLLSNIILDELDKELEVRGHRFVRYADDLIVMVKSEPSAKRVLSSLTAFIEQRMLLKVNKSKSKISRPYELNFLGHSILIEGRLGLSKTSEQRLKAKLKQLTQRNRGISLEQLVKELNPILRGWLNYFKNAQMIGRLKAIEGWLNRRIRCFRLKQCKRAFTMAKLLHRLGVPWNRSWATAGSSKGWYRLSVTPAAHEAMNLKWFGTIGLYSLKENYVKHLKKPPSTTHVRWVV; encoded by the coding sequence ATGAGTCTAGCAGGACTGGACGAATGGTCGAGCGTCCGTGCAGTCAAGGGAGCAGACGTATTCTGCAATCAAGGCGGCAAGGTTAGGCGAGAGTGGTTGTCAAGGTGCACGGAAGAACGAGCCTTGACCAAGGAATTGATGGGGAAGATAGTGTCCCCCTCAAACCTTGTTGCCGCCCTGCGGCAAGTAGTGTCCAACAAGGGCAGTGCAGGAATTGACGGGATGAGTGTGGAGGAGTTACGGCAGTGGTTTTCAAGTCATTACCATGAATTCCAATCGCAAATCATCACGGGTAAGTATCGGGTAGAATCCGTACGTGAGGTACAGATACCCAAACCCAATGGGGGAGTACGAATCCTTGGGATTCCCACGGTAAAAGACAGGCTGGTACAGCAAGCCATCAGTCAGGTACTAAGTTTACACTACGATCCCACGTTCTCGGACAGGAGCTACGGCTTTAGGCCAGACCGAGGGGCACATGATGCCCTCAGACAGGCCGGTCAAGAAGTGTCAGAAGGCCGGGACTGGATAGTAGATATAGACTTGGAGAAGTTCTTCGATACAGTGAACCACGACAGGCTTATGTGGTTGTTGGGGACACGGATTGGAGACAAAACCCTGCTGAAGCTCATTGGCAAGTTCCTTCGGGCAGGTATGCTCAAAGACGGACTGGTGAGCCAAGGGGTAAAAGGCATGCCCCAGGGCAGTCCACTATCCCCACTTCTTTCCAATATCATACTGGATGAACTGGACAAAGAACTGGAAGTACGTGGCCACCGCTTTGTACGCTACGCAGACGACCTGATCGTTATGGTCAAAAGTGAACCCTCTGCAAAGCGAGTGTTATCGAGTCTCACAGCGTTCATAGAGCAGCGTATGCTGCTGAAAGTGAACAAGTCAAAGAGCAAGATAAGCAGGCCATACGAGCTGAATTTTCTTGGCCACAGCATCCTGATCGAAGGCAGGTTGGGGCTTAGCAAGACCAGCGAGCAACGGCTGAAAGCAAAGCTCAAGCAACTTACCCAACGAAATCGGGGGATAAGCCTTGAACAGTTGGTGAAGGAGCTCAATCCCATCCTGAGGGGGTGGCTCAACTACTTCAAAAATGCCCAAATGATCGGAAGATTAAAGGCAATAGAAGGTTGGCTTAACCGCAGGATAAGGTGTTTTCGTCTTAAGCAATGTAAGCGGGCATTTACGATGGCAAAGCTCCTACACCGCCTTGGCGTACCATGGAACAGGAGTTGGGCGACTGCGGGAAGTTCGAAGGGATGGTACAGGTTATCAGTGACCCCTGCCGCCCATGAGGCAATGAACCTGAAATGGTTCGGTACAATAGGCCTATACAGCCTCAAGGAAAACTACGTTAAACATTTAAAGAAACCGCCCAGTACGACCCACGTACGCTGGGTGGTGTGA
- a CDS encoding MlaD family protein: MRNDNKKSVIVGIFVLVGIIIAVVGILTLGAQQKVFVKSVGLKAVFDDVQGLQPGNNVWFSGVKIGTVTSIKFYGDSQVEIAMNVDADSKEYIRKDSKATISSDGLIGNKIIVIYGGTTQAPAIEDGDRLQAIMPLDTDNMMETLQENNQNLVSITNDLKVLTGKIANGEGIVGAVLTDSLLADNFKNTLASLERTAANSSRITQDLGNFTSSLEKEGTMLYELSHDTTIYSSLKRTASELENTSMTATAAATNFKDASEKLNSDDNAVGMLLNDEEFAEYIKATLKNAETSTALLNENLEALKYAWIMRKAHKRKAKAEAKAAEEAEKAND, translated from the coding sequence ATGAGAAATGATAATAAAAAATCAGTAATCGTCGGGATATTCGTTTTGGTAGGAATTATCATTGCGGTTGTCGGTATTTTGACTTTAGGAGCTCAGCAAAAGGTTTTTGTGAAAAGCGTTGGCCTGAAAGCGGTCTTCGATGATGTCCAAGGACTTCAGCCGGGAAATAACGTATGGTTTTCGGGAGTGAAGATCGGTACGGTGACTTCCATTAAATTTTATGGTGATTCGCAGGTAGAAATTGCCATGAACGTGGACGCGGACAGTAAGGAATATATCCGGAAGGATTCCAAGGCCACGATCAGTTCCGATGGCCTGATCGGCAACAAAATTATTGTCATTTATGGTGGAACCACCCAAGCGCCAGCCATTGAAGATGGTGACCGGTTGCAAGCGATTATGCCCCTGGATACCGATAATATGATGGAAACCTTGCAGGAAAACAACCAAAACCTTGTGTCCATCACCAACGACCTGAAAGTGCTGACGGGTAAAATAGCCAATGGAGAGGGAATCGTAGGAGCCGTCTTGACCGATAGCCTGTTGGCGGATAATTTTAAGAATACATTGGCGAGCCTGGAACGGACCGCGGCCAACAGCAGTCGTATTACCCAAGACTTGGGCAATTTTACGTCCAGCTTGGAAAAGGAAGGTACCATGCTTTATGAGCTGTCCCATGATACGACCATTTATTCCAGCTTGAAAAGGACGGCCAGTGAACTGGAAAATACCAGTATGACGGCCACTGCGGCAGCGACCAACTTTAAGGACGCCAGTGAAAAACTGAATTCCGATGACAATGCGGTAGGCATGCTCTTAAACGATGAGGAATTTGCGGAATACATCAAGGCCACGCTCAAAAATGCAGAGACCAGCACAGCACTTCTAAATGAAAACCTGGAGGCGCTAAAGTATGCTTGGATCATGCGGAAAGCACATAAACGTAAGGCAAAAGCGGAAGCCAAAGCCGCAGAGGAAGCTGAAAAAGCCAATGATTAA
- a CDS encoding ABC transporter ATP-binding protein, with amino-acid sequence MREKVVEVRGLKKSFGELDVLMGVDLDLYKGENVVVLGKSGTGKSVLIKIMVGLLTQDEGTMNVLGKEVSNLGAKDLNELRLKIGFSFQASALYDSMTVRENLEFPLVRNVKGLSRTEKDKMVEEVLEAVGLSQTINQMPSELSGGQRKRIGIARTLILKPEIMLYDEPTAGLDPITCSDINNLINEVRENYNTSSIIITHDLTCARDTGDRVAVLLDGQFGAEGKFEEVFKTPEDQRVKSFYDYNFIT; translated from the coding sequence ATGAGAGAAAAAGTAGTAGAAGTCAGGGGATTGAAAAAGTCTTTTGGAGAATTGGATGTCTTGATGGGAGTGGACCTGGACCTGTATAAAGGGGAAAACGTAGTGGTTTTGGGAAAATCCGGTACAGGAAAGTCCGTTTTGATCAAAATCATGGTGGGGCTGCTTACACAGGACGAAGGGACCATGAACGTTTTGGGAAAAGAAGTATCTAATCTCGGTGCGAAAGACCTCAATGAGCTGCGATTGAAAATTGGATTTTCATTTCAAGCCAGTGCGCTTTACGATAGTATGACCGTCCGTGAAAACTTGGAATTCCCCTTGGTGAGGAACGTTAAGGGGCTGAGCAGGACCGAAAAGGATAAGATGGTCGAAGAGGTATTGGAAGCTGTAGGCCTGTCCCAAACCATCAACCAAATGCCTTCAGAACTTTCTGGAGGACAAAGAAAGCGGATAGGTATCGCGCGAACCCTTATCCTCAAACCTGAAATCATGCTGTATGATGAGCCTACAGCAGGCCTCGATCCCATTACCTGTAGCGATATCAATAACCTGATCAATGAGGTCAGGGAAAATTACAATACCTCTTCTATCATTATCACACACGATTTGACCTGTGCCAGGGATACCGGAGACAGGGTAGCGGTGCTATTGGATGGCCAGTTTGGTGCCGAAGGCAAATTTGAAGAGGTGTTCAAGACACCTGAAGATCAGCGAGTGAAATCATTTTATGACTATAATTTCATTACATAA
- a CDS encoding MlaE family ABC transporter permease has protein sequence MANRSNNREHLISPKIDSMMLGLADAFAFIKRFFKEVWMPPYEFKEVIRQCYKIGYNSLALISLTGFIVGIVFTNQSRPSLSEFGATSWLPSLISIAIVRAMGPLVTALIAAGKVGSSIGAEIGSMKVTEQIDAMEVSATNPFKFLVVTRVLATTFMIPVLVMYTDFVALMGAFLSVNSNESVSFSTYFVQVFEAISFLDIFSSILKSLVFGFTIGIVGCYKGYHSSKGTEGVGKAANASVVLAMFLIFIEELLALQIVNFIRMS, from the coding sequence ATGGCTAATAGATCCAATAATAGAGAGCATTTGATCAGTCCGAAGATCGATTCGATGATGCTTGGGTTGGCGGATGCTTTTGCATTTATCAAGCGCTTCTTTAAGGAAGTCTGGATGCCTCCCTATGAGTTTAAGGAGGTTATTCGCCAATGCTACAAGATTGGTTATAATTCCCTGGCACTGATTTCCTTGACCGGTTTTATTGTCGGAATTGTATTCACCAATCAGTCCAGGCCGTCCTTATCAGAATTTGGGGCGACCTCTTGGCTGCCATCACTGATTTCCATCGCCATTGTGCGGGCGATGGGACCGCTGGTGACCGCGCTGATAGCGGCGGGTAAAGTAGGATCCAGTATCGGGGCGGAGATTGGCTCGATGAAAGTGACTGAGCAGATTGATGCGATGGAAGTGTCCGCTACCAACCCGTTCAAGTTTTTGGTGGTGACCCGTGTGCTGGCGACCACTTTCATGATCCCGGTATTGGTGATGTACACGGACTTTGTCGCGTTGATGGGGGCTTTCCTTTCGGTAAACAGCAATGAAAGTGTCAGCTTTTCCACCTATTTTGTACAAGTGTTTGAAGCGATCTCTTTTCTGGATATCTTTTCTTCCATTCTCAAGTCGCTGGTATTTGGTTTTACCATCGGAATAGTGGGATGCTATAAAGGGTACCATTCCTCCAAAGGAACGGAAGGAGTGGGCAAAGCAGCAAATGCTTCCGTGGTGTTGGCGATGTTTTTGATTTTTATAGAAGAGTTGCTGGCACTGCAGATTGTTAACTTTATCCGAATGTCCTAA